From the genome of Labedella gwakjiensis:
CAGAGAACGGCCCCGTCGGATGGACGGGGCCGTTCTCTATCTCCCTGTCGCGCTCAGGCGAGTTCGTTGGACTCCAGGAGCTCCGCGACGAGACCGGCGATCGCGCTGCGCTCCGACCGCGTCAGCGTGATGTGCCCGAAGAGCCGGTGGCCCTTGAGCGTCTCGATCACCGACGCGACGCCGTCGTGACGCCCGACGCGCAGGTTGTCGCGCTGAGCGACGTCGTGCGTGAGGACGACACGGGAGTTCTGTCCGATGCGCGACAGGACGGTGAGGAGCACATTGCGCTCGAGCGACTGCGCCTCGTCGACGATCACGAACGCATCGTGCAGCGAACGCCCGCGGATGTGCGTGAGCGGCAGCACCTCGATGATCCCCCGCTCCACGACCTCGTCGAGGACGTTCTGCGAGACGACCGACCCGAGCGTGTCGAAGACCGCCTGACCCCAGGGGTTCATCTTCTCGCCCTGATCGCCGGGAAGGTAGCCGAGCTCCTGTCCACCCACGGCGTACAGCGGGCGGAAGACCATGATCTTCCGGTGCTGCTGACGCTCGAGCACGGCTTCGAGTCCGGCGCAGAGGGCGAGCGCGGACTTCCCCGTTCCCGCTCGACCTCCCAACGACACGATTCCGATCTCCGGGTCGAGCAGCATGTCGATCGCGAGCCGCTGCTCCGCGGAACGCCCGTGCAGCCCGAACACGTCGCGGTCACCGCGCACGAGCGTGAACTCGCGCTTGCCGGTCACCCTCCCGAGGGCGGATCCGCGCTCGGAGTGGATGACGAGACCCGTGTTGAGGGGCAGCCCGTCGACCTCGTTCGAGAGGGCGATCTCGCTCTCCCACAGGTCGGACATCTCGTTGGCCGACAGGTGGATGTCGGAGAGCCCGGTCCACCCGGATTCCACGGCCTGCTCGGCGCGGTACTCCTCGGCGGCGAGACCGATCGATGCGGCCTTCACGCGCAGCGGCATGTCCTTCGACACGACCGTGACGGCGAGGCCGTCGTTCGCGAGGTTCAGGGCGACGGCGAGGATGCGCGAGTCGTTGTCGCCGAGC
Proteins encoded in this window:
- a CDS encoding PhoH family protein, with amino-acid sequence MLGVGELVTTLKTSAATTSGRTPEKKAGTRSGASRLPDQAERTYVLDTSVLLSDPRALFRFAEHSVVIPVVVIGELEGKRHDPEIGYFARQALRLLDDLRIEHERLDFPVPTGPEGGTLRVELNHSSMAALPSGLQLGDNDSRILAVALNLANDGLAVTVVSKDMPLRVKAASIGLAAEEYRAEQAVESGWTGLSDIHLSANEMSDLWESEIALSNEVDGLPLNTGLVIHSERGSALGRVTGKREFTLVRGDRDVFGLHGRSAEQRLAIDMLLDPEIGIVSLGGRAGTGKSALALCAGLEAVLERQQHRKIMVFRPLYAVGGQELGYLPGDQGEKMNPWGQAVFDTLGSVVSQNVLDEVVERGIIEVLPLTHIRGRSLHDAFVIVDEAQSLERNVLLTVLSRIGQNSRVVLTHDVAQRDNLRVGRHDGVASVIETLKGHRLFGHITLTRSERSAIAGLVAELLESNELA